In Paracoccus contaminans, the genomic stretch ACATGCTTGGCCTTCCAGACCTCAAGAACCGGCATGCCGGCGATGGGGCTGTTGGGATCTTCCTGCGCGGCGGGGTTCACGATGTCGTTCGACCCGATGACGATCACCACATCGGTATCGGGGAAATCCTCGTTGATCTCGTCCATTTCCAGAACGATGTCGTAAGGCACCTTGGCCTCGGCCAGCAGGACGTTCATGTGCCCCGGCAGGCGGCCTGCGACCGGATGGATCGCAAAGCGCACGGTCTTGCCGGCAGCGCGCAGCTTGCGCGTCAGCTCGCTGACCGATTGCTGCGCCTGCGCGACAGCCATGCCATAGCCGGGAACGATGATGACGCTGTCGGCCTCGTTCAGCGCGGCGGCAACGCCGTCGGCGTCGATGGCGATCTGCTCGCCCTCGATCGCCATCGCCTCGCCGGTCGCGGCACCGCCGAACCCGCCCAGGATCACGCTGACGAAGGACCGGTTCATCGCCTTGCACATGATATAGCTGAGGATCGCCCCGGACGATCCGACCAGCGCGCCCACCACGATCAGCAGGTCGTTGGACAGGGTAAAGCCGATCATCGCCGCCGCCCAGCCGGAATAGCTGTTCAGCATCGACACGACGACCGGCATGTCCGCCCCGCCGATCCCCATGATGAGATGCCAGCCGATGAACCCGGCCGCCAGCGTCAGCAGCAGCAGCCACAGCATGGGCGAGCCGATCCCGCCGACATAGAGGACCACCAGCAGCAGCGAGAGCAGCGCCGCGCCCAGGTTCAGCATGTGCCCGCCGGGCAGCTTCCTGGGCTTGCCGTCGATCCGTCCGGCCAGCTTGCCATAGGCGACGACCGAGCCGGTGAATGTCACCGCGCCGATGAAGACGCCCAGCGCCACCTCGACCTTGAGCATCGCGATCTCGGCGGGGGTCTTGTGGGCCAGCACGGCGGCAAAGCCGTGAAAGACATCCGTCACCCCGTTCAGCCTTGCCCGCACCACGCGGCCCAGCTCGATCTGCGCGTCAAGGCCGATGAACACGGCCGCCAGCCCCACCAGGCTGTGCATCGCCGCGACCAGCTGGGGCATTTCGGTCATCTGCACGCGGGTGGCCAGAACATAGCCGATCCCCCCGCCCAGCGCGATCATGATGACCGACAGCCACCAATGGCCCAGACCTGGGCCGAACAGCGTCGCCAGCACGGCCAGCGCCATGCCGGCGATGCCGTACCAGATCGCCCGCTTTGCGCTTTCCTGCCCCGACAGCCCGCCCAGCGACAGGATGAACAGCACCGCCGCAACGACATAGGCGGCGGTGGTGAAGCCATAAGAGGGCAAGGCGTCCAGCAGGGCGGAGGCGCCATGCGCCGGCGTGACGACCGGCGCCAGGCCGGGCGTGGTGGTGATCACAGTGGTTTCCATGCGGTCACCCCCTCTTCATGATTTCTGGAACATGGCGAGCATCCGGCGCGTGACCAGAAAGCCCCCGAAGATGTTGACCGCCGTCATCAGCACCGCCAGCGCGGCAAGGATCATCACCCATGCCGAACCCGACCCGATCTGCATCAATGCGCCCAGGATCACGATGGACGAAATCGCGTTCGTTACCGCCATCAGCGGCGTGTGCAGCGAATGGGCGACGTTCCAGATCACGCTGAAGCCGATGAAGCAGGCCAGCACGAAGACGATGAAGTGCGACAGGAACGAGGCCGGCGCGAACAACCCGATCAGCAGCATCAGCGCCGCGCCCGCGCCCAGCATCGTCACCTGCCCGCGGGTCTGCGCGCGGAAGGCCGCGATCTCGGCTGCGCGGCGCTCCTCTGCGGTCGGCTCGCGCGGCTTTTCCTTGGGTTTCTGCGCGGCGATGGCCTGCACCTTGGGCGGGGGCGGCGGCCAGGTGACATCGTGATCGCGGGTCACGGTCGCGCTGCGGATCACATCGTCTTCCATGTTGTGGACAACCGTGCCGTCCTTGGCGGGCGTCAGGTCGGCCAGCATGTGACGGATGTTGTTGCCGTAAAGCTCGGAGGCCTGCGCGCCCATGCGCGACGGAAAGTCGGTATAGCCGATGATCGTGACGCCGTTCTCGGTCACAATCTTTTCGTCCGGGACGGTCAGGTCGCAGTTGCCGCCCCGTTCGGCAGCCAGGTCCACGATGACGCTGCCCGGCTTCATCGCCGCGACCATGTCCTCGGTCCACAGCTTGGGGGCCGGGCGGCCGGGGATCAGCGCCGTGGTGATGACGATGTCCATCTCGGGCGCCAGTTCGCGAAAGCGGGCAAGCTGCGCCTCGCGGAACTCGGGGCTTGACGGGGCGGCATAGCCGCCGGTGGCGGCGCCATCCTGCAACTGGTCCTTGAAGTCGAGATAGACGAACTCGGCCCCCATGGACTCGATCTGCTCGGCAACCTCGGGGCGCACGTCGAAGGCATGGACCTGCGCGCCCAGGCTGGTCGCCGCACCGATCGCGGCAAGGCCAGCGACCCCGGCACCGACGATCAGCACCTTGGCCGGCGGCACCTTGCCCGCCGCCGTGACCTGCCCTGTAAAGAAGCGGCCGAAATTATTGGCCGCCTCGATCACCGCGCGATAGCCGGCGATATTGGCCATCGAGGACAGGGCGTCCATCTTTTGCGCGCGGCTGATGCGCGGGACCATGTCCATCGCGATCGCGGTAACGCCGCGTTCGCGCGCGGTTTCCAGCAGATCGGCGTTCTGGCCGGGATAGAAGAACGAGATCAGCGTCTGGCCCGGCCGCATCTGCGCCAGTTCGCCCTCGGTCGGGGGGCGCACCTTGGCCACCACATCGACCGCCCCGACCAGCGCGGCAGGGGTCTGATGCACCGTCACGCCCGCGCGCTGATAGGCGGCATCCGAAAAGCCTGCGCGCGATCCGGCGCCCGATTCGACATGAACCTCATGGCCGAGTTTCTGCAGATGACCGGCCGAGGACGGCGTAATGGCAACGCGCGCCTCGCCGCTCGCGGTTTCCTTCAAGGCCCCAACTCTCAACGCGCCGCCTCCTCATGACCCATCCCGGGGCTTCATTATGACCGGGCAACCAAGCTGCGCAAGCAGCCGGGCGCGGCAGGGCGGCGCAAGGGGCATGGGGCTGGCGCAAAAAAAACAGCCGCGCAGGGATGCGCGGCTGTTCCATGATGGGGCGGGGGATAGGCTGCCCCGTGCCGGCACATCCGGCGGGGCAGTCTGGGCCCGTCTGCCTTAGTTCGACGAAGGCGTCGTGACCGGGGCGGTCGTGGTGGTGGTCGTGGTCCCCGAGGTCGAGCTGGCCGCGCTGTCAGCCGCGCCGGTGGTGGCGGCAGGAGCGGTCGTCGTGGCGGCAGGCGCGGTCGTGGTGCTGGAGGTCGAGCTCGCGGCCGGCGCGGTATCGGTCGTCGTGGTGGTGGTCGCCGCAGCCGGTGCCGTGGTGGTGGTGGCCGGGGTGGTGGTCGTGGTCGTCGCCGGGGCGGTGGTCGTGGTCGTGGTGGTGTCGGCGGTCGTCTCTTTGTTGCCCATGAAGGTGGACAGCAGCCACCAGGCAAGCGCCAGCGCCAGCAGGATACCGATGATCAGCGGCAGGGGCGAGGCCTTCTTCTCGACCGGCTCGACATAGGTTTCGGTCACCACAGTGGACCGGCCGCTGGGATCGACCGGACGATGCGGATCGGTTGCGTCGGTGCGGCGGGGATCGTTCGGATCGTAGTTGGCCATCATGGTCTCCTTGAAAATCTGCTGACTGCCGGATCGCCCGCCTGCCTGTTCCCGGTCGGGGAAGGTGTGCTTGCGACCCGCTTATCCTGCGCTTAACACGCGCCAATAGTACAAGTTCCGCACTCCAAACATTTTCCCCCGAGGGACGCAACCAATGGCCGAAACCCGCTTTCTTGCCGATTACCGCCCCTGGCCCTTCCGCCTGATCGAAACGCGTCTGGACATCACGCTGGCCCCGCGGGGCAGCTGCGTTCGCTCGGAACTGGCGCTGGAACGCACGGGGCCGGGGCCTCTGGTGCTGGACGGCGGGGCGGGGCTGCACACCCTTTCGGTCTGCATCGACGGCGCGGCGGTGCCGCCCGAGGCGCTGGCGATCGGCGGGGAGGCGCTGACCATCGGCGACAGGGCGCTGCCCGAGGGGCGCTTTACCCTCTCCTGCACCGTCGAGATCGACCCCGAGGCCAATACCGCGCTGGAAGGGCTGTATCTGTCGGGCGGCATCTTCTGCACGCAATGCGAGGCGGAAGGCTTTCGTCACATCACCTGGTATCCCGACCGGCCGGACGTGATGGCCCCCTTCCGCGTGACGCTGCGGTCGGACATGCCGGTGCTGCTGTCGAACGGCAACCCGGTTGCCAGCGGCCCCGGCTGGGCCGAATGGCATGATCCCTGGCCCAAGCCCGCTTATCTGTTCGCGCTGGTCGCGGGCGATCTGCGCGCCGTCAGCGGCCGCTTTGCCACATCGTCGGGGCGCGAGGTCGCGCTGAACGTCTGGGTGCGGCCGGGCGACGAGGACAGGGCCGGCTTTGCGCTGGAATCGCTGGTCAAGGCGATGCGCTGGGACGAGACGGCCTATGGCCGCGAATATGACCTTGACGTGTTCAACATCGTCGCCGTCGATGATTTCAACATGGGCGCGATGGAAAACAAGGGGTTGAACATCTTCAATTCCCGGCTGGTCCTGGCCAGCCCCGAGACGGCGACCGACAGCGACTATGAACGGATCGAGGCCGTCATCGCCCATGAATATTTCCACAATTGGACAGGCAACCGCATCACCTGCCGCGACTGGTTCCAGCTGTGCCTCAAAGAGGGGCTGACCGTCTTTCGCGACCAGCAGTTCACCTCCGACATGCGCTCAGCCGCGGTCAAGCGGATCGAGGACGTGGTCACGCTGCGCGCCCGCCAGTTCCGCGAGGATGCAGGCCCCTTGGCGCACCCGCCCCGGCCCGACCGCTACGAGGAAATCAACAATTTCTACACCGCGACGGTCTATGAAAAGGGCGCCGAGGTGATCGGGATGCTCAGGCGGCTGGTGGGCGATGACGGCTATCGCCGGGCGCTGGATCTGTATTTCGACCGCCATGACGGGCAGGCCTGCACGATCGAGGACTGGCTGAAGGTGTTCGAGGATGCGACCGGCCGCGACCTGACCCAGTTCAAGCGCTGGTACACCGATGCCGGCACGCCCCGCCTGACGATGGCCGAGGACTGGGACCAGGGCGCGGGGCGGCTGACGCTGCGCTTTCGCCAGGATACGGCGCCGACGCCCGGCCAGCCCGACAAGCCGCCGCGGGTGATTCCGATCGCCGTGGGGCTGCTGTCCCCGAACGGGGACGAGGTGGTGCCGACGCGGGTGCTGGAGATGACGGATGCCGAGCAGTCCTTTGCCTTCGACGGGCTGGGCGGGCGTCCGGTCGTGTCGCTGCTGCGCGGCTTTTCCGCCCCCGTGACGGTGGACCGCCGGATCAGCCGCAGCGAACGGGCGCTGCTGGTCGCCCACGACACCGACCCCTTTGCCCGGTGGGAGGCCGCGGACAGCCTGGCGATGGACAGCCTGGTGGCGATGGCCGCAGGGGCCGGCTCGGACCCGGCGCTGTCCTATGCCTATGGCGGCGTGCTGGCGGAGCGGGCGATGGACCCGGCCTTCCTGGCGCTGATGCTGCGCCTGCCCGCCGAGGACGAGATCGCCGCCGAGATGGCCCGGCGCGGTGCGGTTCCCGACCCCGACGCCATCCACCGCGCCCGCGAGGCGCTGATGACGGAACTGGCCACCGACCATGCGCGGGTGCTGGACCAGATCATGGCGGAAATGGACTGCCCCCTGCCCTATGCGCCCGACGCCGCGCAATCGGGCGCCCGCAGCGCCCGGCTGGCGGCGCTTGCACTGCTTTCACGCATCGACGGGGGCGAGCGGGCGCAGGCGGTATGGGACAGGGCCGGCAACATGACCGAACGGATGGGCGCGCTGACGCAGCTGATCCGTGCCGGCCGGGCCGAAGGGGCGCTGGCCTGGATGGAACAGCGGTTCGCCGGCAACCGGCTGGTCATGGACAAGTTCTTTACCGTGCAGCCCATGGCCGCCGCGCCGGACCGGGCGCTGCCGGTTGCCCGCGCCCTTGCCGCACGGCCCGATTTCGACATCAGGAACCCGAACCGCTTTCGGGCGCTGATCGGCGGTTTTGGGGCGAACCATGCGGCGCTGCATGCGGCGGACGGGTCGGGCTATGATTTCGTTGCCGACTGGCTGATCCGCATCGACCCGGTCAACCCGCAGATCGCGGCGCGGATGTGTTCGCTGCTGGAAACCTGGCCGCGCTATGACGAAGGCCGGCGCGCCCATGCCCGCCGCGCGCTGGAACGGATCGCCGCGCTGCCGGGTCTTTCGGGCAACACGGCCGAGATGGTCACGCGCATTCTTGCCGCCCGGGCCTGAGCCGTCTTGCCGGGCGGTTCCATCACGTCGATACTCGGGCAATGAGCCAGTTGCCCGACACCGGCCGCTTGGCGGCGTCTGCCCTGACGCCGCGCGAGGAGATGCAGCAGCGGCTGGACCCGCTGATCGCCGAACGGGCGCCTTGGCTGTATTCGGGCAAGCCCCATCACACGCTCGCCCGCGCGGTGATGATGCGGCTGCTGCACTATCCGCGCTCGATCGAACTGGCGGCCGAGTTCCGCGACCTGCCGGCCGAGGAGATCATGCGCCGCGTCTCGGCGCTGATCGTGCGCGACATCCGCGTGACGGGGCTGGAAAACATCCCCGCGACGGGGCCTGCGCTGATCGTGGCGAACCACCCAACCGGGATCGCCGATGGAATCGTGCTGCATGCGGTGGTTTCGGCTGTGCGGGACGATCTGTTCATCTATGCCAATCATGACATGATCCGCGTTCTGCCCCAGACCGAGGAACTGATCGCCCCGGTCGAATGGCGGATGGAAAAGCGCACCCATGCCAAGACGCGCTACACGATGGACTATACGCGCCGCGCGCTGGGACAGGGCCGCATCGGGCTGATCTTTCCCTCGGGGCGGCTGGCCAAGCGGCGCTGGCTGACGCTGCACGAACGGCCCTGGATGGCCTCGGCCGCGATGATCGCGCGCAAGTTCGCGGTGCCGGTCATCCCGCTGAACATCCGGGCGCGAAACTCGGCCCTGTTCTATATGCTGGATGCGCTGCATCCGACGCTGCGCGATGTCACGCTGTTCAACGAGGTGCTGAACAAGGCCGGGCATACCTATCGCATCACGATCGGCGCCCCGATCGACCCCGACACCCTGCCCGCCCGGTCCGAGGACGGGATCGAGGCGCTGCGCCGCGCCGTGCTGTCCCTGCCCCCGCCCGGCCCGGCCGCCGCGCGCCTGTCCCATCTGCGCGAGGCGCGCCAGCGCCGCGGGGCAACGCGCCGGCCGATGGGCGAAAAGCTGTAGGGCCGCTGCGCCCTCGGCCCGTCCGGTTCAGTCCGGATCGGCCAGGGTCAGCGTCACCGGCTCCAACCCCTCGATCTCGCCCCGGATGCGGGCGCCCGGCCCGACCGGGCCGACGCCCGCCGGGGTGCCGGTGAAGATCACGTCGCCCGGCGACAGGTGATAGAATCGCGACAGGTCGGCCACCAGATCCGGTACGGTCCATACCATGTCAGACAGCCGCGCATCCTGGCGCAGCGCGCCATCGACCCACAGGCTGATCCGCTGCCCCGCCGGCAAGCCGAAATCCGCGGCGGGGGTGATCGGCGCAATGACGGCGCCCCCTTCGAAATCCTTGCCCAGCGACCAGGGCCGCTGCTTGGCCTTGGCCGCGGCCTGAAGATCGCGCCGCGTCATGTCCAGCCCGGCCGCATAGCCGAAGACCAGCCTCATCGCGTCCTCTGGGCGCAGTTGGAATCCGGTCGCGCCCAGCGCGACGACCAGTTCCATTTCATGATGCAGATCGGCGGTGCCCGGCGGATAGGGCAGCACGCTGCCCGAATCGACCAGCGCCAGCGCGGATTTGGTGAAATAGAACGGCGCCTCGCGGTCCACCTCGGTGCCCATCTCGGCGGCATGGGCGGCATAGTTGCGCCCCACGCAGAAGATGCGGCGCACAGGAAAGCGCGCGCCCTGCCCCGCCACAGGCAGGGCCGGCCACTCAGGGGCGGGAAAGGTCAGGTCGGTCATTGCGGCAAGCTTCCGATAAGGGCGATCGT encodes the following:
- a CDS encoding NAD(P)(+) transhydrogenase (Re/Si-specific) subunit beta, whose translation is METTVITTTPGLAPVVTPAHGASALLDALPSYGFTTAAYVVAAVLFILSLGGLSGQESAKRAIWYGIAGMALAVLATLFGPGLGHWWLSVIMIALGGGIGYVLATRVQMTEMPQLVAAMHSLVGLAAVFIGLDAQIELGRVVRARLNGVTDVFHGFAAVLAHKTPAEIAMLKVEVALGVFIGAVTFTGSVVAYGKLAGRIDGKPRKLPGGHMLNLGAALLSLLLVVLYVGGIGSPMLWLLLLTLAAGFIGWHLIMGIGGADMPVVVSMLNSYSGWAAAMIGFTLSNDLLIVVGALVGSSGAILSYIMCKAMNRSFVSVILGGFGGAATGEAMAIEGEQIAIDADGVAAALNEADSVIIVPGYGMAVAQAQQSVSELTRKLRAAGKTVRFAIHPVAGRLPGHMNVLLAEAKVPYDIVLEMDEINEDFPDTDVVIVIGSNDIVNPAAQEDPNSPIAGMPVLEVWKAKHVFVSKRGQGTGYSGIENPLFYKENTRMFYGDAKKSIDALLPMID
- a CDS encoding Re/Si-specific NAD(P)(+) transhydrogenase subunit alpha, translated to MRVGALKETASGEARVAITPSSAGHLQKLGHEVHVESGAGSRAGFSDAAYQRAGVTVHQTPAALVGAVDVVAKVRPPTEGELAQMRPGQTLISFFYPGQNADLLETARERGVTAIAMDMVPRISRAQKMDALSSMANIAGYRAVIEAANNFGRFFTGQVTAAGKVPPAKVLIVGAGVAGLAAIGAATSLGAQVHAFDVRPEVAEQIESMGAEFVYLDFKDQLQDGAATGGYAAPSSPEFREAQLARFRELAPEMDIVITTALIPGRPAPKLWTEDMVAAMKPGSVIVDLAAERGGNCDLTVPDEKIVTENGVTIIGYTDFPSRMGAQASELYGNNIRHMLADLTPAKDGTVVHNMEDDVIRSATVTRDHDVTWPPPPPKVQAIAAQKPKEKPREPTAEERRAAEIAAFRAQTRGQVTMLGAGAALMLLIGLFAPASFLSHFIVFVLACFIGFSVIWNVAHSLHTPLMAVTNAISSIVILGALMQIGSGSAWVMILAALAVLMTAVNIFGGFLVTRRMLAMFQKS
- the pepN gene encoding aminopeptidase N, which encodes MAETRFLADYRPWPFRLIETRLDITLAPRGSCVRSELALERTGPGPLVLDGGAGLHTLSVCIDGAAVPPEALAIGGEALTIGDRALPEGRFTLSCTVEIDPEANTALEGLYLSGGIFCTQCEAEGFRHITWYPDRPDVMAPFRVTLRSDMPVLLSNGNPVASGPGWAEWHDPWPKPAYLFALVAGDLRAVSGRFATSSGREVALNVWVRPGDEDRAGFALESLVKAMRWDETAYGREYDLDVFNIVAVDDFNMGAMENKGLNIFNSRLVLASPETATDSDYERIEAVIAHEYFHNWTGNRITCRDWFQLCLKEGLTVFRDQQFTSDMRSAAVKRIEDVVTLRARQFREDAGPLAHPPRPDRYEEINNFYTATVYEKGAEVIGMLRRLVGDDGYRRALDLYFDRHDGQACTIEDWLKVFEDATGRDLTQFKRWYTDAGTPRLTMAEDWDQGAGRLTLRFRQDTAPTPGQPDKPPRVIPIAVGLLSPNGDEVVPTRVLEMTDAEQSFAFDGLGGRPVVSLLRGFSAPVTVDRRISRSERALLVAHDTDPFARWEAADSLAMDSLVAMAAGAGSDPALSYAYGGVLAERAMDPAFLALMLRLPAEDEIAAEMARRGAVPDPDAIHRAREALMTELATDHARVLDQIMAEMDCPLPYAPDAAQSGARSARLAALALLSRIDGGERAQAVWDRAGNMTERMGALTQLIRAGRAEGALAWMEQRFAGNRLVMDKFFTVQPMAAAPDRALPVARALAARPDFDIRNPNRFRALIGGFGANHAALHAADGSGYDFVADWLIRIDPVNPQIAARMCSLLETWPRYDEGRRAHARRALERIAALPGLSGNTAEMVTRILAARA
- a CDS encoding 1-acyl-sn-glycerol-3-phosphate acyltransferase, with translation MSQLPDTGRLAASALTPREEMQQRLDPLIAERAPWLYSGKPHHTLARAVMMRLLHYPRSIELAAEFRDLPAEEIMRRVSALIVRDIRVTGLENIPATGPALIVANHPTGIADGIVLHAVVSAVRDDLFIYANHDMIRVLPQTEELIAPVEWRMEKRTHAKTRYTMDYTRRALGQGRIGLIFPSGRLAKRRWLTLHERPWMASAAMIARKFAVPVIPLNIRARNSALFYMLDALHPTLRDVTLFNEVLNKAGHTYRITIGAPIDPDTLPARSEDGIEALRRAVLSLPPPGPAAARLSHLREARQRRGATRRPMGEKL
- a CDS encoding fumarylacetoacetate hydrolase family protein, producing MTDLTFPAPEWPALPVAGQGARFPVRRIFCVGRNYAAHAAEMGTEVDREAPFYFTKSALALVDSGSVLPYPPGTADLHHEMELVVALGATGFQLRPEDAMRLVFGYAAGLDMTRRDLQAAAKAKQRPWSLGKDFEGGAVIAPITPAADFGLPAGQRISLWVDGALRQDARLSDMVWTVPDLVADLSRFYHLSPGDVIFTGTPAGVGPVGPGARIRGEIEGLEPVTLTLADPD